A genomic stretch from bacterium includes:
- a CDS encoding hydrogenase subunit beta: MQKRSIRRAQINALLEKLHSLHKLIYAPQKLGTQVDFAPLGDLQNLTLDHIQTVRSAKAALFPPVEELLRYQRSGVETELQDHDLTHIPEQVLFGTRPCDAAAIAPLTAVFTTDDQDAIFAKRLEQTTVISVSCERSDGDCFCTSVGVRPGDTRGSDILLTRLKDDEYLAEIITAKGESLLQLASELFGPEPAESKEAYLAKVEKRFDWEALHGKLAGAFDHPFWLTTSLACLGCGACAYVCPVCSCFDIQDEGLQKKGRRVRSWDSCGLALFTLHASGHNPRAIQSQRWRQRMLHKFSYMPDQLQQLGCVGCGRCSRACPADMNLIEQVENFLSA, encoded by the coding sequence ATGCAGAAACGATCCATCCGCCGAGCACAGATCAATGCCCTGCTGGAAAAATTGCACTCTTTGCACAAGCTCATCTACGCACCGCAAAAGCTGGGCACCCAGGTTGACTTTGCACCTTTAGGCGATCTGCAGAACCTGACGCTGGACCACATTCAGACCGTGCGCTCAGCCAAGGCCGCTCTGTTTCCGCCGGTGGAAGAGCTGCTGCGCTATCAGCGGTCGGGCGTTGAAACCGAGCTGCAGGACCACGATCTGACGCATATCCCGGAGCAGGTTCTGTTCGGAACGCGCCCCTGTGATGCAGCGGCGATCGCTCCCTTAACGGCGGTTTTCACCACAGATGACCAGGATGCCATCTTTGCCAAGCGGCTGGAGCAGACCACGGTGATCAGCGTGAGCTGCGAGCGGTCGGACGGCGACTGTTTTTGTACTTCCGTCGGCGTCCGCCCGGGAGATACCCGCGGCAGCGATATTTTATTGACCAGGCTGAAGGATGATGAATATCTTGCAGAGATTATAACGGCTAAAGGAGAATCGCTGCTGCAACTGGCCTCGGAACTCTTTGGCCCGGAACCGGCTGAAAGCAAAGAGGCTTATTTGGCAAAGGTGGAAAAACGGTTCGACTGGGAAGCTCTACACGGCAAATTGGCCGGCGCCTTTGACCACCCCTTTTGGCTGACTACTTCTCTAGCCTGTCTGGGGTGCGGCGCCTGCGCCTATGTCTGTCCCGTCTGCTCGTGTTTTGACATTCAGGATGAGGGGTTGCAGAAAAAGGGGCGGCGGGTGCGCAGTTGGGACTCTTGCGGGCTGGCCTTGTTTACTCTGCACGCCTCGGGCCATAATCCCCGCGCCATTCAGAGCCAGCGCTGGCGCCAGCGCATGCTGCACAAATTTTCCTACATGCCGGATCAACTGCAACAGCTGGGCTGCGTCGGCTGCGGCCGCTGCTCCAGAGCCTGTCCGGCTGATATGAACCTGATTGAACAAGTGGAGAATTTTTTATCTGCGTAA